Proteins co-encoded in one Anopheles moucheti chromosome X, idAnoMoucSN_F20_07, whole genome shotgun sequence genomic window:
- the LOC128307437 gene encoding stromal interaction molecule homolog isoform X2 — translation MRYITRNFNAFACCCSLLLLPLGGLADAERGGAETPAKAPIHQHQHQPQSAYQQPPNSNNKLHQPTVASHHHQPSQHLPDVPPAHYHQQVPPPAPPPSPPPSPVPDRALSRQQPSSLATSPQPSAQQSSRPLETRNSYTVLSQAMSQAVHHEFGTYGSGAMAGVEACTIDDIDCLAHHDQLGMEAIRSLHRQLDDDDNGDIDLSESDDFLREELKYDSGYEKRHKAFHFNDDMHISVKELWEAWLRSEVHNWTVDQTTEWLAQSVQLPQYVHLFRLHKVTGKVLPRLAVNNMHYVSNVLGIKDPIHKQKIALKAMDAVLFGPPRETGTRWKDLLLVTLLLTAIIGSWYAYHQNKSAKIHIRRMAKDVEGLLKAEVALKEMQKELEQARIEQENVGKEKMDLERRLREAPTLSSSSSDLELQQLKQEIEVLRSELNRAEVEIHDHCWTPPQGLQSWLQLTYELENKHHIRKRIMAEKQLEQAREACEKLRKKRSSLVGAFVSTHGKSIDDVDRSIVEARNALNDVTNDLQERMHRWKQIETMLGFSIVNNSGIAHLENLLYNRNGVAGKTYRSRLSSSQDDLDDDSVQGKPISFDNFSMFSSE, via the exons ATGCGATACATAACAAGGAACTTTAACGCCTTCGCCTGCTGCTGTTCGCTGTTGCTCCTACCATTAGGGGGGCTGGCTGACGCAGAAAGAGGCGGTGCTGAAACCCCGGCGAAGGCACCCATCCACCAGCATCAGCACCAGCCACAATCAGCCTACCAGCAACCACCgaatagcaacaacaaactcCATCAACCAACGGTTGCATCCCACCACCATCAACCGTCTCAGCACCTTCCGGATGTACCGCCGGCCCATTACCATCAGCAGGTGCCACCGCCCGCGCCGCCACCCTCACCGCCACCGTCACCGGTCCCGGATCGGGCCCTGTCCCGTCAGCAACCGTCGTCGCTTGCCACCTCGCCACAACCGTCCGCCCAGCAATCGTCCCGACCGCTCGAAACGCGCAACTCCTATACCGTGCTGAGCCAAGCGATGTCCCAGGCAGTGCACCACGAATTCG GCACGTACGGTAGTGGGGCGATGGCAGGCGTGGAGGCCTGTACCATCGACGACATTGACTGTCTGGCGCATCACGACCAGCTCGGCATGGAGGCAATCCGATCGCTGCATCGGCAGCTCGATGATGACGATAACGGAGACATCGATCTATCCGAATCTGACGAC tTTTTACGAGAAGAACTGAAGTACGACTCGGGGTACGAGAAGCGACACAAGGCATTCCACTTCAACGACGACATGCACATCTCGGTGAAGGAGCTTTGGGAGGCTTGGTTACGGTCGGAGGTGCACAACTGGACGGTGGATCAAACGACCGAATGGCTGGCGCAAAGCGTCCAGCTACCACAGTACGTACATTTATTTCGTTTGCACAAAGTTACCGGGAAGGTGCTGCCCCGGCTGGCAGTCAACAACATGCACTACGTGAGCAATGTGCTCGGCATCAAGGATCCGATCCATAAGCAGAAGATCGCACTGAAGGCAATGGATGCCGTGCTGTTCGGTCCGCCACGGG AAACTGGCACGCGGTGGAAAGACTTACTGCTCGTAACGCTGCTGCTGACCGCTATCATAGGCAGCTGGTATGCCTATCATCAGAATAAAAGCGCCAAAATACACATTCGCCGCATGGCGAAGGACGTCGAGGGTTTGCTGAAGGCGGAAGTAGCGCTAAAAGAGATGCAGAAG GAACTGGAACAAGCCCGGATCGAGCAGGAAAACGTGGGCAAGGAAAAGATGGACCTCGAACGGAGGCTCCGGGAAGCGCCGACCCTGTCCTCCTCCAGCTCCGATCTGGAGCTGCAGCAGCTGAAACAAGAGATCGAGGTGCTGCGGTCGGAGCTGAACCGGGCCGAGGTGGAAATACACGACCACTGCTGGACGCCGCCGCAGGGCCTCCAGAGCTGGCTGCAGCTGACGTACGAGCTAGAAAACAAGCACCACATCCGTAAACGCATCATGGCGGAGAAGCAGCTCGAACAGGCGCGGGAAGCGTGCGAAAAGCTGCGAAAGAAACGGTCCAGCCTGGTCGGTGCGTTCGTGTCGACGCACGGCAAAAGCATTGACGATGTCGACCGAAGTATCGTGGAGGCGCGCAACGCGCTCAACGACGTGACGAACGATCTGCAGGAGCGAATGCACCGGTGGAAGCAGATCGAAACGATGCTCGGGTTTAGCATCGTTAACAATAGCGGTATTGCGCATCTGGAGAACCTGCTCTACAACCGCAACGGTGTCGCCGGCAAAACTTACCGAT CCCGACTGTCGAGTAGCCAGGACGATCTGGACGATGATTCCGTGCAAGGTAAGCCGATCAGCTTTGACAATTTTTCTATGTTCTCGTCGGAATAA
- the LOC128307438 gene encoding nuclear pore complex protein DDB_G0274915-like — translation MLSIVHLERFGHMYPVSTATTIPVPAGYLESNCRGGRDDSSASDEGDRERDTVTFFLGGCPSTSNLQMSALNTLNTGIIAPSTAASYGTSATGTTAGYGPGNTNSITNTTTSSSGSYPSLSNYSVPAPPVGIYPALPSSSSLYGVSNACAAFQSISREQSVGDSAQSLLGDECLVSSSSPATIDRSTVLPRGKKAPAKLPQVVPSTVGKAPMPPPRKTLSSQSLFQMARADSTDLVTLESPTVPVPPSASTVSTPASFAPVGTAGPVGYHQQLPQHQQYLQHQQQLQQRFVDGKVPQQQPQQHQQHGKDVFQPARRNGGGGQKSAPMAVGDTVAPVGGSALQQPDDTGSTDSSIFDEDVKKRPRKLFSFGKRFAKSKKQQ, via the exons ATGTTGTCCATTGTTCATTTGGAACGCTTTGGCCATATGTACCCCGTGTCAACTGCAACAACCATCCCGGTACCGGCAGGATATCTGGAGAGCAATTGCCGCGGTGGTCGGGACGATTCGTCCGCCAGCGATGAAGGTGACCGTGAACGCGACACGGTGACGTTCTTCCTTGGCGGTTGCCCGTCCACCTCCAACCTGCAGATGAGCGCCCTCAACACCCTCAACACCGGCATCATCGCACCGAGTACGGCCGCATCGTACGGTACGTCGGCGACCGGCACAACGGCCGGGTATGGGCCAGGTAACACCAACAGCATTACCAACACGACCACCAGCAGTAGCGGCAGCTATCCGAGCCTTTCGAACTACTCCGTCCCAGCGCCACCGGTCGGCATCTATCCGGCACTGCCGTCCTCGTCTTCGCTGTATGGGGTTTCAAACGCCTGTGCGGCCTTCCAGTCCATCTCCCGCGAACAATCCGTCGGTGACAG TGCGCAAAGTTTGCTAGGTGATGAATGTCTGGTGTCGTCGTCATCACCGGCAACGATTGACCGGTCCACTGTACTGCCACGGGGGAAGAAGGCTCCGGCCAAACTGCCCCAGGTGGTACCGAGTACGGTCGGTAAGGCACCGATGCCACCGCCACGCAAAACACTATCCTCGCAGAG CCTCTTTCAAATGGCCCGAGCTGATAGCACGGACCTGGTCACCCTGGAATCCCCAACGGTACCTGTTCCACCGTCAGCTTCAACAGTCTCGACGCCCGCGTCGTTCGCTCCGGTCGGTACCGCCGGGCCCGTCGGCTACCACCAGCAACTACCGCAGCATCAGCAGTAtctgcagcaccagcaacagctCCAGCAGCGGTTCGTCGACGGTAAGGtgccacagcagcagccgcagcagcatcaacagcacgGGAAGGATGTATTCCAGCCTGCTCGGCGAAACGGAGGCGGCGGCCAAAAGTCTGCGCCGATGGCCGTCGGAGACACAGTCGCTCCCGTTGGTGGCAGCGCCCTGCAACAGCCCGACGATACCGGCTCGACGGACTCGTCCATCTTTGACGAGGACGTTAAGAAGCGCCCCAGgaagttgttttctttcgggAAGCGCTTTGCCAAGTCGAAGAAGCAGCAATAG
- the LOC128307437 gene encoding stromal interaction molecule homolog isoform X1 yields MRYITRNFNAFACCCSLLLLPLGGLADAERGGAETPAKAPIHQHQHQPQSAYQQPPNSNNKLHQPTVASHHHQPSQHLPDVPPAHYHQQVPPPAPPPSPPPSPVPDRALSRQQPSSLATSPQPSAQQSSRPLETRNSYTVLSQAMSQAVHHEFGTYGSGAMAGVEACTIDDIDCLAHHDQLGMEAIRSLHRQLDDDDNGDIDLSESDDFLREELKYDSGYEKRHKAFHFNDDMHISVKELWEAWLRSEVHNWTVDQTTEWLAQSVQLPQYVHLFRLHKVTGKVLPRLAVNNMHYVSNVLGIKDPIHKQKIALKAMDAVLFGPPRETGTRWKDLLLVTLLLTAIIGSWYAYHQNKSAKIHIRRMAKDVEGLLKAEVALKEMQKELEQARIEQENVGKEKMDLERRLREAPTLSSSSSDLELQQLKQEIEVLRSELNRAEVEIHDHCWTPPQGLQSWLQLTYELENKHHIRKRIMAEKQLEQAREACEKLRKKRSSLVGAFVSTHGKSIDDVDRSIVEARNALNDVTNDLQERMHRWKQIETMLGFSIVNNSGIAHLENLLYNRNGVAGKTYRSRLSSSQDDLDDDSVQEIPSFQRQYNDARMVHYRLCVCAASRMCFDDGFPDVLLFCFVVFSFFLLSVNCTAFYSGGLFADSLLRMLLFFVFFLFN; encoded by the exons ATGCGATACATAACAAGGAACTTTAACGCCTTCGCCTGCTGCTGTTCGCTGTTGCTCCTACCATTAGGGGGGCTGGCTGACGCAGAAAGAGGCGGTGCTGAAACCCCGGCGAAGGCACCCATCCACCAGCATCAGCACCAGCCACAATCAGCCTACCAGCAACCACCgaatagcaacaacaaactcCATCAACCAACGGTTGCATCCCACCACCATCAACCGTCTCAGCACCTTCCGGATGTACCGCCGGCCCATTACCATCAGCAGGTGCCACCGCCCGCGCCGCCACCCTCACCGCCACCGTCACCGGTCCCGGATCGGGCCCTGTCCCGTCAGCAACCGTCGTCGCTTGCCACCTCGCCACAACCGTCCGCCCAGCAATCGTCCCGACCGCTCGAAACGCGCAACTCCTATACCGTGCTGAGCCAAGCGATGTCCCAGGCAGTGCACCACGAATTCG GCACGTACGGTAGTGGGGCGATGGCAGGCGTGGAGGCCTGTACCATCGACGACATTGACTGTCTGGCGCATCACGACCAGCTCGGCATGGAGGCAATCCGATCGCTGCATCGGCAGCTCGATGATGACGATAACGGAGACATCGATCTATCCGAATCTGACGAC tTTTTACGAGAAGAACTGAAGTACGACTCGGGGTACGAGAAGCGACACAAGGCATTCCACTTCAACGACGACATGCACATCTCGGTGAAGGAGCTTTGGGAGGCTTGGTTACGGTCGGAGGTGCACAACTGGACGGTGGATCAAACGACCGAATGGCTGGCGCAAAGCGTCCAGCTACCACAGTACGTACATTTATTTCGTTTGCACAAAGTTACCGGGAAGGTGCTGCCCCGGCTGGCAGTCAACAACATGCACTACGTGAGCAATGTGCTCGGCATCAAGGATCCGATCCATAAGCAGAAGATCGCACTGAAGGCAATGGATGCCGTGCTGTTCGGTCCGCCACGGG AAACTGGCACGCGGTGGAAAGACTTACTGCTCGTAACGCTGCTGCTGACCGCTATCATAGGCAGCTGGTATGCCTATCATCAGAATAAAAGCGCCAAAATACACATTCGCCGCATGGCGAAGGACGTCGAGGGTTTGCTGAAGGCGGAAGTAGCGCTAAAAGAGATGCAGAAG GAACTGGAACAAGCCCGGATCGAGCAGGAAAACGTGGGCAAGGAAAAGATGGACCTCGAACGGAGGCTCCGGGAAGCGCCGACCCTGTCCTCCTCCAGCTCCGATCTGGAGCTGCAGCAGCTGAAACAAGAGATCGAGGTGCTGCGGTCGGAGCTGAACCGGGCCGAGGTGGAAATACACGACCACTGCTGGACGCCGCCGCAGGGCCTCCAGAGCTGGCTGCAGCTGACGTACGAGCTAGAAAACAAGCACCACATCCGTAAACGCATCATGGCGGAGAAGCAGCTCGAACAGGCGCGGGAAGCGTGCGAAAAGCTGCGAAAGAAACGGTCCAGCCTGGTCGGTGCGTTCGTGTCGACGCACGGCAAAAGCATTGACGATGTCGACCGAAGTATCGTGGAGGCGCGCAACGCGCTCAACGACGTGACGAACGATCTGCAGGAGCGAATGCACCGGTGGAAGCAGATCGAAACGATGCTCGGGTTTAGCATCGTTAACAATAGCGGTATTGCGCATCTGGAGAACCTGCTCTACAACCGCAACGGTGTCGCCGGCAAAACTTACCGAT CCCGACTGTCGAGTAGCCAGGACGATCTGGACGATGATTCCGTGCAAG aaataccATCCTTCCAACGCCAATACAACGACGCCCGTATGGTGCATTACcggctctgtgtgtgtgctgcatcCCGGATGTGTTTCGACGACGGTTTTCCGGACGTAttactattttgttttgtcgtgttttcattttttttattaagtgTTAATTGTACCGCATTTTACAGTGGTGGTTTATTCGCCGATTCTTTGTTACgtatgttattgttttttgtgtttttcttgttcAATTGA